The Candidatus Bathyarchaeota archaeon sequence GAGGGGTATAGGGAAGGCAATAGCTAAGACCCTCGCATTGGAAGGCGCCTCCATACTGGTGAATGATGTGGATGAGGAGGTTGCTGAAGAAACTGCCGATGAACTCAGAGAGTTAAATTCAAAGGTTGCCGTAGCTGCAGGCATCCCTGAAGGCGACGTTACAGACGAGTCAAGCTGCATAAGAATGGTTGAGAAGGCAAGGAGGGAGCTGGGTGGCCTACACATTCTAATCAATAACGCAGGAGTGACAAGGGACAAGGTCATACATAAGATGACTGATGAGATGTGGAATCTCGTCCTAAAAATCAACCTCAAAGGAATAATGTTCATGACGAAGGCTGCATGTGAACACTTCAAGCAGCAACGTTACGGGAAGATAGTTAACATGTCAAGCATGGTAGGTTTGGGAGGAAATGTCGGGCAGATAAACTATTCAGCATCTAAGGCTGCTATAATCGCTTTCACAAAGTCGATTGCTGAGTACCTTGCAAGTTACAATATATGTGTAAACGCCGTCGCCCCAGGCATAATAGACACGAGACTGACCAGACAGATCCCTGAGGAGAAGTTTGCTTCATATGAGAGGTCTATCCCGATGGGCCTAGGAACCCCTGAACATGTAGCCAGAGTCGTCCTGTCATTATGCTCTAAAGACTTCGACTATGTCACAGGACAGACAATCCTCGTGAGTGGGGGTCTCATCATCTAACGTCCCGAACTGTTATCACACCTGAAAACTCGTTCTGTACCAAAGAGATCTTCACATGCAGCTTAAGTCTAGGAGGTGCCTATTCCCAATATTCACCCTTTTAAGGTATTTCCTAGCTGCCGCGTAACATCGCTCAACCTGCCTTCTAGGCGTAACCGGCAAGTCTGACATTTCAAAGTCTGGATGAAATACGAGGAGGGAGTAGGGGATCTCCGGATCTATATCGCCGATAAACTTTGCAATAGACTCAACCTCCCTCTCATCGACATATCCAGGCACAAGTAGGGTTGTCGCGGTTAGGTTCGGGACCTCTCCACGATCTGTGAAGAACTCTCTAGCGACCATCTCGAAATTTTCGAATGCCTTCTTGTTCGATACTCCACATAGAGCTTCAGCCAGGTTCTCGTCGAAACATTTTATGTCAAATTTCACGTTTCCACCCGTTACATTTGCAAGCGCAGCAGCCTCTCTCACAAGCCTACTCTCTCCACAGCCGTTCCATTCGAAGCAGACACGTAAAACCCTGCCAGATTCAGCTTCAATAATCTCCCTCGACGAGGAGACTGCGAATGGCAGCTGAGGCTCAGGTGAAC is a genomic window containing:
- a CDS encoding glucose 1-dehydrogenase, translating into MSRLEGKVAIITGSGRGIGKAIAKTLALEGASILVNDVDEEVAEETADELRELNSKVAVAAGIPEGDVTDESSCIRMVEKARRELGGLHILINNAGVTRDKVIHKMTDEMWNLVLKINLKGIMFMTKAACEHFKQQRYGKIVNMSSMVGLGGNVGQINYSASKAAIIAFTKSIAEYLASYNICVNAVAPGIIDTRLTRQIPEEKFASYERSIPMGLGTPEHVARVVLSLCSKDFDYVTGQTILVSGGLII
- a CDS encoding radical SAM protein, with the protein product MLVAGSLGVCADCIREKPELSRVIVEKAHLKVRARYGLPSKPPKSQGGIRCGLCSNLCVMGVGEKGYCGLRGNVEGRLEGLVSSEEALLYSYIDPHVTNCCASWFCPAGTGCGYPRYAMSNGPEYGYFNLAVFFYGCNFDCLFCQNSSHKEISQAMRVTRGNLKEILDRNRRITCICFFGGSPEPQLPFAVSSSREIIEAESGRVLRVCFEWNGCGESRLVREAAALANVTGGNVKFDIKCFDENLAEALCGVSNKKAFENFEMVAREFFTDRGEVPNLTATTLLVPGYVDEREVESIAKFIGDIDPEIPYSLLVFHPDFEMSDLPVTPRRQVERCYAAARKYLKRVNIGNRHLLDLSCM